A single window of Candoia aspera isolate rCanAsp1 chromosome 3, rCanAsp1.hap2, whole genome shotgun sequence DNA harbors:
- the TIMM17A gene encoding mitochondrial import inner membrane translocase subunit Tim17-A produces the protein MEEYAREPCPWRIVDDCGGAFTMGAIGGGIFQAIKGFRNSPVGVNYRLRGSLTAIKTRAPQLGGSFAIWGGLFSMIDCSMVKARGKEDPWNSITSGALTGAILAARNGPIAMVGSAAMGGILLALIEGAGILLTRFASAQFPNGPQLSEDPSQLQASPFGDYRQYQ, from the exons ATGGAGGAGTACGCGCGAGAGCCGTG CCCCTGGAGAATAGTGGATGATTGTGGTGGTGCTTTCACAATGGGAGCCATTGGTGGAGGCATCTTTCAAGCCATCAAAGGATTCAGAAATTCCCCAGTG GGCGTAAATTACCGGTTGCGGGGTAGTTTGACGGCTATTAAAACCAGAGCACCACAGCTGGGAG GTAGCTTTGCTATCTGGGGTGGTCTCTTCTCCATGATTGACTGCAGTATGGTGAAAGCAAGAGGAAAAGAAGATCCTTGGAATTCTATTACCAGTGGTGCCTTAACAGGGGCCATTTTAGCTGCAAGAA ATGGACCAATTGCCATGGTTGGGTCTGCAGCTATGGGAGGAATTCTTTTAGCTTTAATTGAAGGAGCAGGTATCCTGTTAACAAGATTTGCATCTGCACAGTTTCCAAATG gtcCTCAGCTTTCTGAAGACCCATCTCAGTTACAAGCCTCTCCCTTTGGAGACTATAGGCAGTACCAAtga